AAAGGTCTCAATAATTTTGAACTTTTTTTTAGGAGTAAATTTGTATTTTATAGTGATGTTCTTTACAAAGAATACAAAGATAAAGGCTATAATTAAAAGGTGCATTTGATGTACCTTTTTTATTTAAAATATAAAAATTTTTATAACTAAATAATGTTACTTGCGTCGGAAATAAGGCAACACCATTTTTTTTAGTAGTTTGAGGTTTTTTTGTTTTGCTATTTTAAAAAAGTATAATTTGACATAAATCATTTGAAATTCAATATTTTCAATACTTAGCATATTTTTGTTACTTGCGTCGGAAATAATGTTACTTGCGTCGGAAATAATGTTACTTGCGTCGGAAATAATGTTACTTGCGTCGGAAACCCTTTTTAGCAAGACCTTTATTTACAGTATAAAAAACGACTGTTATTTTTCTAATATATTTAAAGTACTTAAAGTACTTAAATAAGAAAGGCCCCCATTTTGACAATGGGGTCTTTCTCTTTTATACTTATATTAAATTAAAAGAAAGGAAGCCTTTTCATGAAGTATAAAACCTTAACAGAAGTAATAACTGATATTGAGATAATGGACTATATAAATTATTTCAATGAAACAGGAGTTATACAGGGAACTATTAAGAAAGTCGGGCAAGGTTACCGAATAGAGCCTAACCCATTAACACAGTCACATGACAGTTTTAGTATCAATACCAAAACAAACTTATTCAAATGCTTCTCTACAGGAAAGACAGGGAATATATATAATTTGTTACTTGAATTAAAACATAGTCATGATGAAGCAATAGATCTACTGAATGAGTTCCTAGAACAAAAAAATATTCAGATAAAAAAAAGTGGCCAGTCTGATGAAAGAGGAAGCCCGGAAGAAGAAAGCAAAAAAGACAATGAAGGAATACCTGTAAAAATGAGTTTTAAGCCACTTTATGATGAAGGGGCAAGAGAGATAAGCAAAAATAAAAAAAATCTCTTTACAAGCAGAGGAATAAGTCGAGAGGTGCAAGAAAAATATAAACTCGGATATATTTCAAAAGGTTTCAAAGAAATAGTCAAAGCTTATAAAAATCAGTATGGAGAAAAAAGTCCCTTTGCCGAAAAGGCTAGCAAGAACTTAGACAATTATAAATACCTAATACCTGTATCAGATGATTATTTCTTTTTACGCTCTGATAATTCTGATGTAAAGCCAAAGGAACATAAATTAACAGGTTATGCATCAAAGCTATTCAACGAAAGATACTTAAATATGAAAAATGAAATTATATTTATTTGCGAAGGTATATTTGATAGTCTAAGCCTTGAGGAATTAGGTTATAAATCAATTTCGTTAGGTGGAGTTACAAATCAAAATAAGCTGATCGAGCGGTTACACGAAAAAAATATTTTTGTTTTGGCTTTTGATAATGATGATTCAGGAAAAGCGGCTACAAAAAGTCTGTTAGAAAAAATTCAATCAAAAGGTCAAATATCAGTTATATTTGAATTTGATGAAAAGTATAAGGATATAAACGAGTATCTAATTGCAGACAGAAAGGGCCTTGAAAATAAGTTATCAGAATTTATAAACAGCCTTGACGACTACACAGAAAAACTGAAAAAGCCTGATTTAACAATATACAGGTTAGAGGAATACCTGAAAGAACTTGAAACTAACAAAGAAAAGCCAGCAATAAAGACAAATTTCGGGCCTTTAGATGATTATTTAAGCGGAGGACTACACACAGGCTTATATGTTATAGGTGCTGTATCAAGTTTAGGAAAAACAACCTTTGTAAATCAATTAACTGATGATATAGCTAAAAACGGTTATGATGTATTGTTCTTTAGCCTTGAAATGGGAAGAAATGAAATAATTTCAAAGTCTCTTTCAAGGGAAATGTTCAGAAAAGCAAAAGATAAAAGCCTGCCATTAAGTGCCTTAGAAATACAAAATTTAAGGTTTCACGGGATAGCGGACCAAATGAAAAAACAAAAAGAGCTATTGAGAGAAGCCATAAAAGAATATGGGAACTCCGCAAAGCATGTATCAATAATTGAAGGTGGATTTGATACGGGTGTAAATGAAATAAAAGAAAAAATAGAAAATTATATTTCTATGAATGAAACAAAGCCAATAGTGGTAATTGATTATTTGCAGATATTAAAGCAATCAAGTAATTTCTTTAGTGATAAGCAAGCAGTGGATCATAATATTACCCAGTTAAAGAAATTATCAAGAAATAATGATTTAGTTATATTTGTTGTATCAAGTTTTAACAGAGACAGCTATCAAACGCCTGTAAGCTTTGCGAGTTTTAAAGAGAGTGGAGCTATTGAGTATACAGCTGATGTGATTTTTGGCTTAGAACTATCAATTGTGAAAGGTTTTAGTAAGAATACCCAAAAGGAAGATAAAGAAAAGCTGATAAATGAAGCAAAAAGCAAGGGAGAAAGAGAACTTGACCTTGTGACATTAAAAAATAGGTTCGGTACTCCATATTTTAGAATAAATATGACGTATTACCCAAAGTTTAACCTGTTTTTGCACAAGAAAAGCGACTGGTAAGGTATGAAAAAAGTATGAAATGGTATGAGTGGGTCAATTTAAAAGGCCCATTCATACTAATAAAATAAATATGAAAGAGGTTTTTTATGGATATGAAAGAATTATTTGAAGAGATCTATTTTGAAGTTTTATTTGATAATGTAGATTATAAGAGATTGGCTCATGAAGGTAATGAATTAGTTGGAGTTTTAACAAAATATCCGGAATTTGAAAAAACGTTTGAAGCTGACAATGGAAAAGAGTTATTAGTTCAAAATGAAATGACAAGATATTTACTAAATACAGCAGATGTTTTCATTACAGCACATAAAGTAAGAACCAAACAGGACAAAAATCTTATATTTAAAGGCTTAAAGAAACAATTTGAAAGAGTAGAAAAGAAGTTCCGGAAAACAAACAAAGAATATTTATCAGAGCTTGATATTTATGAAAATGCAGACAAAAAATTCATGGAAGTAATCAAAGAGGAAGATAAAAAAATATATTGCAAATTATCAGATACTGAAGGTGATAGATTTTTATTAGAAATAGAAATAATGTTCAGAGTAATGAAGATTGTGAGTAAGTTTTTACTGGGAATAAATAAACTAAAAGGATTTGAAAATAATATAAATGATGCCAGCCAGCTATCAAATAATTAAATCCAAATCCTAAATAATTATATCACTTAAAAGGGGAATATGCCAAATGGAAAAATTGAAAGATATAAAAAAAAGCAATGATATAGTGAAGTTGTTCAGTTCCTTAATTGGAATTCCAGAAACAAAAGTAAGTGTTAATATAAATTTTGAGGGATATGGAGATCTTCAGAAAAAAATATTTAATCAATTATTAGACAACGCCATGAAGTATTATATAACTGGTGGTGAAGAGTATGAACGATTGGAGATAATTCTTAAATCATTTTGCAAATCTTTAGGGCTTGAAATAACAGCCGAGAATCAAAGAAGGATCGAAGATAATATTATAAGCCTGTCACAAATGAAAATAGCTTTTGAGTATGTTATAGACAAGGGCGAAAAAGGCAAGGCTTGGTTTCCTTTATTCATTATAACTTCAAGAACGCATATTGATAAAGTATCTGAACTTGTATCTATAGTTTTCAGTAGTTGGAGATTTATAGAAGATTATATTTCAGAGTAAAAGGGAGACATGACAATGAATGAGCTAAATAAGGCATTATCTTTATTTGATAATATAGTGAACCCTGTAGATCATGAAAAACAAAAGATATTAGATGAGTTGGAATTGATGAAAGACCATACAGATGATAAATTTATAAAGCAGGGTTCCTGGATAGAAAAAAATTTTGATAAGGCTAAACCTGAACATGTAAGGGCCTTGTTAGATAATGGAATACTACTGGTTAAGATAAAAAAAGAGATCGAAAAAATAAGGAGTTAGCCGGCTGGAATTTAAGCTTACCCTCTGTCGCAAATCACGACATAGCTCAAATTTGAGCTTTCTTGAAAACATAGGCTTTATATGGAGTAACGATTCGTTACCCCATTGAAAATACTGATCTTGAAAGGGGTGTCTAAAATGTTCGCCCCTTGATATGATCATATATTTAAGACATTGCCGAAACGTCGTAAAACACGACGCAATTGAAAATACTAGGTTAGTGGATATAATAAAAGGGCGTCTTTTGGAGAACGCCCTGAAGCTTAAAAGAAACTATTTGTTGTTAGTGGTTTTATAAATTGTACTAATAGTGTATATACTATACCTAAAACTGCAATGCCGAAAAGTAAATTGAATAAAAACATTACGTTTTCTCTTTTAAAAATAAGTCTATATACAAGAAATATAAATCCTCCTATGATGAGAATTAATAAACCTTGTAAAAATAAGTTAAATAAATTTGCTAATGACATAATAAAGGCCCTCCTTTTAATTTATTTCTATTATAGGAGAAAAAAACAGAGAAATCAATTTATTATTAATTTTAGAAACCCCAATTTTGGGTTTTCATATTTTCGAGGACTCTTACCCAAAAAAGTAATAGCTATATGCTTGAATTACTTTGTGACATTCAGACATAATCAAATAAGGCGGTCACAGAGAGTGATTAGTTAATTTTAGCCTTCGACATTGTGGCGAACCTATAAAGAACGTAAGAAAAACAGCAATAGTTTTTAA
This genomic window from Sebaldella termitidis ATCC 33386 contains:
- a CDS encoding DnaB-like helicase C-terminal domain-containing protein, with translation MLLELKHSHDEAIDLLNEFLEQKNIQIKKSGQSDERGSPEEESKKDNEGIPVKMSFKPLYDEGAREISKNKKNLFTSRGISREVQEKYKLGYISKGFKEIVKAYKNQYGEKSPFAEKASKNLDNYKYLIPVSDDYFFLRSDNSDVKPKEHKLTGYASKLFNERYLNMKNEIIFICEGIFDSLSLEELGYKSISLGGVTNQNKLIERLHEKNIFVLAFDNDDSGKAATKSLLEKIQSKGQISVIFEFDEKYKDINEYLIADRKGLENKLSEFINSLDDYTEKLKKPDLTIYRLEEYLKELETNKEKPAIKTNFGPLDDYLSGGLHTGLYVIGAVSSLGKTTFVNQLTDDIAKNGYDVLFFSLEMGRNEIISKSLSREMFRKAKDKSLPLSALEIQNLRFHGIADQMKKQKELLREAIKEYGNSAKHVSIIEGGFDTGVNEIKEKIENYISMNETKPIVVIDYLQILKQSSNFFSDKQAVDHNITQLKKLSRNNDLVIFVVSSFNRDSYQTPVSFASFKESGAIEYTADVIFGLELSIVKGFSKNTQKEDKEKLINEAKSKGERELDLVTLKNRFGTPYFRINMTYYPKFNLFLHKKSDW